One genomic region from Bufo bufo chromosome 3, aBufBuf1.1, whole genome shotgun sequence encodes:
- the LOC120996032 gene encoding retinol dehydrogenase 7-like isoform X2 — protein sequence MRVLASCLTEKGAEKLKNEASSRLQTVILDISDSKNVSSAAEWVSLIVGDKGLWGLVNNAAISGYMAPLGWQKKDDFVKVLNVNVLGMIDVTLTLLPLIRKAQGRIVNVSSICGRLPLIPGGYNISKYGVEDFSDILRREVNDFGVKVSIVEPGAFNTALTILPLIKKSVEDKWQMASAETKMLYGEHYYKKHLQNMEQMVTQSSPKSYLVTNCIEHALTACYPWTRYSAGLDAKLFYLPLSYCPTFIIDYMLSLNAPKAAQGVY from the exons ATGAGGGTTCTAGCATCTTGCCTGACAGAGAAGGGGGCTGAGAAGCTGAAGAATGAAGCATCTAGTAGACTGCAAACTGTAATCCTAGATATTTCTGACTCCAAGAATGTGAGCTCTGCAGCTGAGTGGGTGTCTCTTATTGTTGGAGACAAAG GACTTTGGGGTCTGGTGAATAATGCTGCCATTTCTGGTTATATGGCTcctcttggatggcagaagaaagATGACTTTGTCAAGGTCCTTAATGTGAATGTACTGGGGATGATTGATGTGACACTGACATTACTACCACTAATCAGGAAAGCACAAGGAAGGATAGTAAATGTTTCCAGTATTTGCGGCAGACTGCCTCTTATTCCAGGTGGTTACAATATCTCCAAATATGGTGTGGAAGACTTCTCTGATATTTTAAG GCGTGAAGTTAATGATTTTGGGGTGAAAGTTTCAATAGTTGAGCCAGGGGCTTTCAACACGGCCCTTACCATTTTGCCACTCATTAAGAAGAGTGTGGAGGATAAATGGCAGATGGCGTCAGCTGAGACCAAGATGCTGTATGGAGAGCATTACTACAAGAAAC ATCTACAAAATATGGAACAAATGGTTACACAAAGTTCTCCCAAAAGCTACTTGGTAACAAACTGTATTGAGCATGCACTGACCGCCTGTTATCCCTGGACAAGATATTCTGCTGGATTGGACGCTAAGCTATTCTACTTGCCTCTATCCTACTGCCCAACATTTATTATTGATTATATGTTATCACTGAATGCACCAAAAGCAGCTCAAGGAGTGTACTGA
- the LOC120996032 gene encoding retinol dehydrogenase 7-like isoform X1 translates to MCLFVLILLGLLLVYRWYRQSHILENLTDKYVFITGCDTGFGNVLAKQLDKRGMRVLASCLTEKGAEKLKNEASSRLQTVILDISDSKNVSSAAEWVSLIVGDKGLWGLVNNAAISGYMAPLGWQKKDDFVKVLNVNVLGMIDVTLTLLPLIRKAQGRIVNVSSICGRLPLIPGGYNISKYGVEDFSDILRREVNDFGVKVSIVEPGAFNTALTILPLIKKSVEDKWQMASAETKMLYGEHYYKKHLQNMEQMVTQSSPKSYLVTNCIEHALTACYPWTRYSAGLDAKLFYLPLSYCPTFIIDYMLSLNAPKAAQGVY, encoded by the exons ATGTGTCTCTTTGTGCTGATACTGTTGGGTTTGCTATTAGTGTACAGATGGTACAGACAAAGTCATATTTTGGAGAATCTCACAGATAAATATGTCTTCATTACCGGATGTGACACTGGATTTGGAAATGTGCTGGCCAAGCAACTGGACAAACGTGGCATGAGGGTTCTAGCATCTTGCCTGACAGAGAAGGGGGCTGAGAAGCTGAAGAATGAAGCATCTAGTAGACTGCAAACTGTAATCCTAGATATTTCTGACTCCAAGAATGTGAGCTCTGCAGCTGAGTGGGTGTCTCTTATTGTTGGAGACAAAG GACTTTGGGGTCTGGTGAATAATGCTGCCATTTCTGGTTATATGGCTcctcttggatggcagaagaaagATGACTTTGTCAAGGTCCTTAATGTGAATGTACTGGGGATGATTGATGTGACACTGACATTACTACCACTAATCAGGAAAGCACAAGGAAGGATAGTAAATGTTTCCAGTATTTGCGGCAGACTGCCTCTTATTCCAGGTGGTTACAATATCTCCAAATATGGTGTGGAAGACTTCTCTGATATTTTAAG GCGTGAAGTTAATGATTTTGGGGTGAAAGTTTCAATAGTTGAGCCAGGGGCTTTCAACACGGCCCTTACCATTTTGCCACTCATTAAGAAGAGTGTGGAGGATAAATGGCAGATGGCGTCAGCTGAGACCAAGATGCTGTATGGAGAGCATTACTACAAGAAAC ATCTACAAAATATGGAACAAATGGTTACACAAAGTTCTCCCAAAAGCTACTTGGTAACAAACTGTATTGAGCATGCACTGACCGCCTGTTATCCCTGGACAAGATATTCTGCTGGATTGGACGCTAAGCTATTCTACTTGCCTCTATCCTACTGCCCAACATTTATTATTGATTATATGTTATCACTGAATGCACCAAAAGCAGCTCAAGGAGTGTACTGA